A single region of the Vicia villosa cultivar HV-30 ecotype Madison, WI linkage group LG4, Vvil1.0, whole genome shotgun sequence genome encodes:
- the LOC131594479 gene encoding disease resistance protein RPV1-like, translated as MAMHSLSYGFTYQVFLSFRGTDTRYGFTGNLYKALTDKGINTFIDDYDLQSGDEITPSLIKAIQESRIFIPVFSVNYASSSFCLDELVHIIQYFKSEGRLVLPVFYGVEPTHVRHQSGSYGEALAKHEERFQNNMQNMERLHQWKIALNQAANLSGYHFSPGKNIYEYKLIAEIVKNISNKINHVPLHVADYLVGLQSRVQHVKSLLDKGSDEGVYMVGLYGTGGLGKSTLAKAIYNFIADQFEGLCFLHNVRENSVKNNMKHLQEELLLKTIDLEVKLRDVSEGIPIIKERLCRKKILLILDDVDNIKQLQVLAGGLDWFGRGTRVIVTTRDKHLLTSHEIKSVYEMEGLYGIEALELLRWVAFKNNQVPSSYEKILNRAVTYASGLPLAIKIIGSNLFGKSIEEWKNTLEGYEKIPNKEIQKILRISYDDLEEEEQSVFLDIACCFKGSRWAEVENILHAHYGHCIKHHVVVLAEKSLIKINSHWWPYVEVTLHDLIEDMGKEVVRQESPKELGERSRLWYYKDIIHVLKENIGTSKIEMIYLDFPSTEAIIDWNGKAFKKMKNLKTLIIKNGHFSKGARHLPSGLGVLEWQRYPLGCIPFSISNKTFEKMKILKLDNCEYLTNITDVSCLPNLEIFSFKKCENLISIDESIGFLNKLQILNAEGCDKLSSFPPLKLNSLLVLELSLCSSLTKFPEILDKMNNISTITLRDTGIKEFPSSFQNLTKLYSLYIHGHGKLIFPSSIPMMSKLFEVVINGYSQLVTKPNDELSSLLSSNVKNIEIQTSKHKFLAVTLTLFSNVETLDISYSDIKILPECIKICCFLKNIYLDDCVYLEEIRGIPPNLKRFSLGSELLTSSSKIMLVNQELHEAGGTEFRFPSSQSELIPEWFEHQSRELSISFSFRNNLPSLVFYFSIIRMPEWFFWTDSRLRVNLLINDYVYTTPDHLNIGNSMEDLEEYTYIFSSDWKNWLEQWVYTPKGHPELKSMLDDALLKNEWIHAEVKIVIDLDSDSDSDLNDEDIVVESGIHVLKNLTSMDDIQFSISSLSKKRKLDEFLNESTSE; from the exons ATGGCTATGCATTCACTTTCTTATGGATTCACTTACCAGGTATTCCTCAGTTTCAGGGGCACTGACACTCGCTATGGTTTTACTGGAAATCTCTATAAGGCTCTTACCGACAAAGGAATCAACACCTTCATTGATGACTATGATCTTCAAAGTGGAGATGAAATCACACCATCACTCATAAAGGCTATTCAAGAGTCTAGGATTTTCATTCCTGTGTTTTCTGTCAACTATGCCTCTTCTTCATTTTGTTTGGATGAACTTGTCCACATCATTCAATACTTCAAGTCAGAGGGTCGTCTAGTTTTGCCTGTTTTCTATGGGGTCGAACCTACTCATGTGCGGCATCAGAGTGGAAGTTATGGCGAAGCATTGGCCAAGCATGAAGAGAGGTTCCAAAATAACATGCAAAACATGGAGCGGTTGCATCAATGGAAGATAGCTCTTAACCAAGCTGCTAACTTGTCCGGCTACCACTTTAGTCCCGG aAAGAATATATATGAATACAAGTTAATTGCGGAAATAGTCAAAAACATCTCTAACAAGATCAATCACGTTCCTTTACACGTTGCCGATTACCTTGTTGGATTACAGTCCCGAGTACAACATGTGAAATCACTACTTGATAAGGGATCTGATGAAGGGGTCTACATGGTAGGACTCTATGGTACCGGAGGCTTGGGCAAATCCACACTTGCAAAagcaatatataattttattgctGATCAATTTGAAGGTTTGTGTTTCCTTCATAATGTGAGAGAGAATTCAGTTAAAAATAACATGAAACATCTCCAGGAGGAGCTCCTTTTGAAAACAATTGACTTGGAAGTTAAGTTAAGAGATGTTAGTGAGGGAATTCCAATCATAAAGGAAAGGTTATGTAGAAAGAAGATTCTTTTGATTCTCGATGATGTTGATAATATCAAGCAACTGCAAGTTTTGGCTGGAGGACTTGATTGGTTTGGTCGTGGAACTCGAGTCATTGTTACCACTCGAGATAAACACTTATTAACTAGTCATGAGATAAAAAGCGTGTACGAAATGGAAGGGCTATATGGGATAGAAGCTCTTGAATTGTTGAGGTGGGTGGCTTTTAAAAATAACCAAGTTCCTTCAAGTTATGAAAAAATTTTAAACCGTGCAGTTACATATGCCTCTGGACTTCCATTAGCTATAAAAATAATCGGCTccaatttatttggaaagagcaTAGAAGAATGGAAGAATACATTGGAGGGGTACGAAAAAATTCCCAATAAAGAGATCCAGAAGATACTTCGAATAAGCTACGATGATTTGGAGGAAGAGGAACAAAGTGTTTTTCTAGACATTGCTTGTTGTTTCAAAGGGAGTAGATGGGCGGAGGTCGAAAATATACTTCATGCACATTATGGTCACTGTATAAAACATCATGTTGTAGTGTTGGCTGAAAAATCTCTCATAAAGATTAATTCTCATTGGTGGCCTTATGTTGAAGTGACATTACATGATTTAATAGAGGACATGGGTAAAGAAGTCGTCCGACAAGAATCACCCAAAGAACTTGGAGAACGTAGTAGGTTGTGGTATTACAAGGATATAATTCATGTcttaaaagaaaacatt ggAACTAGCAAAATTGAAATGATATATCTCGATTTCCCTTCAACGGAAGCAATAATAGACTGGAATGGAAAAGCCTTTAAGAAGATGAAAAATCTCAAAACACTTATCATAAAAAATGGTCATTTTTCTAAAGGTGCCCGACATCTTCCAAGTGGTCTGGGAGTATTAGAATGGCAAAGATATCCTTTAGGATGTATACCTTTTAGCATTTCGAACAAG acatttgagaagatgaaaattttaaaacttgACAATTGTGAATACTTAACAAATATAACTGACGTCTCGTGTCTCCCAAATTTAGAAATTTTTTCATTCAAAAAGTGCGAGAATTTAATTTCAATTGACGAGTCTATTGGGTTCCTCAATAAGCTCCAAATCTTGAATGCTGAGGGTTGTGACAAGTTATCGAGTTTTCCACCTTTAAAGTTGAACTCTCTTCTAGTGCTAGAACTTTCATTATGTTCCAGTCTCACGAAATTTCCTGAAATATTGGACAAGATGAATAACATCAGCACTATAACTTTGAGAGACACTGGCATAAAAGAATTTCCATCCTCATTTCAAAATCTTACCAAACTTTATAGCTTATATATACATGGACATGGAAAACTTATATTTCCAAGTAGCATTCCCATGATGTCAAAGTTGTTCGAAGTTGTAATTAATGGTTATAGTCAGTTAGTCACAAAACCGAATGATGAACTGAGTTCCTTGTTGTCTTCCAatgtgaaaaatattgaaattcaaACAAGCAAACATAAATTTCTAGCAGTGACTCTTACCTTGTTTTCTAATGTGGAAACCTTAGACATATCCTACAGCGATATCAAAATTCTTCCTGAATGCATAAAAATATGTTGCTTTCTAAAGAACATTTATTTGGATGATTGCGTATATCTTGAAGAAATAAGAGGGATTCCGCCAAATCTTAAAAGATTTTCATTGGGGAGCGAATTATTGACTTCATCGAGTAAAATCATGCTAGTGAATCAG GAACTGCATGAAGCTGGAGGCACTGAGTTTCGTTTCCCATCATCCCAAAGCGAGTTGATTCCGGAGTGGTTTGAGCATCAAAGTAGAGAACTgtctatttctttttcattccgTAACAACTTGCCTTCCTTGGTTTTCTACTTTTCTATTATAAGAATGCCTGAATGGTTCTTTTGGACAGATTCGAGATTAAGAGTCAATTTGCTCATCAATGACTATGTATATACTACTCCTGATCATCTTAATATTGGTAATTCTATGGAAGATCTAGAggaatatacatatatattttctTCTGATTGGAAAAACTGGTTAGAACAATGGGTCTATACACCAAAGGGACACCCAGAACTCAAATCTATGTTGGATGATGCACTATTGAAAAATGAATGGATTCATGCTGAAGTTAAGATTGTGATTGATTTGGACTCTGATTCAGATTCTGATTTGAATGATGAGGATATTGTCGTTGAAAGTGGAATCCATGTACTCAAAAACTTAACTAGCATGGATGATATTCAATTCAGTATTTCTTCCTTAtccaaaaagagaaaattagatGAGTTTTTGAATGAATCAACATCAGAATGA
- the LOC131596770 gene encoding disease resistance protein RUN1-like — translation MASPRSSSYSFIYIGLRHDCDGLLRGTQTEAKENRAKGKKIKESCWLYRPSTSTIQELQELLSHVELLKSMYEMKGLYGIEAIELLRWVAFKNNQVPSSYEEILNRAVRYASGLPLAIEIIGSNLFRKSIEEWKNTLEGYEKIPNKEIQKILRISYDALEEEEQSVFLDIACCFKGSIQVEVENILHAHYGHCIKHHVGVLAEKSLIKINSHGRPYVKVTLHDLIEDMGKEVVRQESPKELGERSRLWHYDDIIQVLKEKTVSKIDIYEHCSF, via the exons ATGGCATCACCTCGTAGTAGTAGTTATTCCT TTATCTATATCGGGCTAAGGCATGACTGTGACGGTCTGCTGAGAGGAACTCAAACTGAAGCAAAAGAGAATCGGGCTAAAGGGAAAAAGATTAAGGAATCCTGCTGGTTGTATAGG CCATCCACCTCAACAATTCAAGAGCTTCAAGAGCTTCTATCCCATGTAGAGCTTTTAAAAAGTATGTACGAGATGAAAGGGCTATATGGGATAGAAGCTATTGAATTGTTGAGGTGGGTGGCATTTAAAAATAACCAAGTTCCTTCAAGTTATGAAGAAATTTTAAACCGTGCAGTTAGATATGCCTCTGGACTTCCGTTAGCTATAGAAATAATCGGGTCCAATTTATTTCGAAAGAGTATAGAGGAATGGAAGAATACATTAGAGGGGTACGAAAAGATTCCCAATAAAGAGATCCAGAAGATACTTCGAATAAGCTACGATGCTTTGGAGGAAGAGGAACAAAGTGTTTTTCTAGACATTGCTTGTTGTTTCAAAGGGAGTATACAGGTGGAAGTCGAAAATATACTTCATGCGCATTATGGTCACTGTATAAAACATCATGTTGGAGTGTTAGCAGAAAAATCTCTCATAAAGATTAATTCTCATGGGAGACCTTATGTTAAAGTGACATTACATGATTTGATAGAGGACATGGGTAAAGAAGTCGTCCGACAAGAATCACCTAAAGAACTTGGAGAACGTAGTAGGTTGTGGCATTACGATGATATAATTCAGGTCTTAAAAGAAAAAACTGTGAGTAAGATTGATATTTATGAACATTGTTCTTTTTAG